A genomic region of Torulaspora delbrueckii CBS 1146 chromosome 7, complete genome contains the following coding sequences:
- the ATG20 gene encoding Atg20p (similar to Saccharomyces cerevisiae ATG20 (YDL113C); ancestral locus Anc_2.324), giving the protein MVVGKTRNSYAVLEEDNPTVEQQQDGESKRKEEELPNETKDAFNAEEQENIDSGKNTPENSKNHNPESPTATDESSTTDKEPESIPLDCSKDSEFEKNSIPDSQQRNESLEDASVEMDSTDEVSGRNDDDLRDSSVDPAMVHTAITEKDNPFMQVPNDESGGIILESSQPNSKLMVNPNDAYEDDIDDLLPLKHGSAGNNHNSSGEDSIDVRRHSSAGTIQHKGGTGEYSNTDKVQILEANKLSEGQGRTYIGYTIKYKGNMVRRRYSDFESLRNVLVKLFPMSLIPPIPEKQSIKTYGKAIATSKPSYLLPSEGTGSVDLSLSVINGSVNNSDERLIRHRIRMLTGFLNKLLQNAEITRTSIISDFLDPNNSNWSDFIASSATFSSLPKSPLQCNPLDPTTTTRIHACLPIPYSASQSLLHKDGPAPSAETKDGFQGIEKDYKRYESILSDGFYKYSRRITKNMYDLKHSMKDLSEAYAQFASNQGQGADLAEDFSHISDAFDESAVQLESTVGRFYYNVNEPLSECVHMAGSARDLIKFRKLKRIQLEMIKKALASKKSQLEKLEEHEKELQKIDADIDQEMSKSQRVNLQHPQPKTYSGRLLNKFNKLASMVKETVNYQDPDLETSMSTLKTEIQQLEESLEVAESDMKVITTVIRDQKLKEFSQEREEELSEILRNYSKYLREYAQRNLEIWREVKSTQT; this is encoded by the coding sequence ATGGTTGTTGGTAAAACAAGGAACTCTTACGCCGtactggaagaagataacCCCACTGTTGAGCAACAGCAAGATGGAGAGAGTAAGCGTAAAGAAGAGGAACTACCTAATGAAACCAAGGACGCTTTCAATGCAGAGGAACAGGAAAATATAGATTCGGGCAAAAATACGCCAGAAAATTCGAAAAATCATAATCCAGAGAGTCCAACAGCTACGGATGAGTCCTCAACGACTGACAAAGAACCTGAATCGATACCGTTAGACTGTTCAAAGGATTcggaatttgaaaaaaacaGCATACCTGATTCTCAACAAAGGAACGAATCGCTGGAGGATGCTTCAGTAGAGATGGACTCTACGGATGAGGTCTCCGGTCGAAACGATGACGATTTGAGAGACTCTAGTGTGGATCCTGCAATGGTACACACCGCTATTACAGAGAAAGATAACCCATTTATGCAAGTGCCGAACGATGAGAGTGGTGGAATTATTCTTGAGAGCAGTCAACCGAATTCAAAACTGATGGTAAATCCAAACGATGCGTATGAggatgatattgatgacCTCTTGCCATTAAAACACGGCTCGGCTGGAAACAATCACAATAGCAGTGGTGAAGATAGCATAGACGTAAGACGACATTCGTCCGCTGGTACGATACAACATAAGGGCGGCACTGGAGAGTACTCTAATACTGacaaagttcaaattttggaggCAAACAAACTATCAGAGGGTCAAGGAAGAACTTATATTGGTTACACGATCAAGTACAAGGGCAACATGGTACGGAGGCGATACAGCGATTTCGAGAGTCTTAGGAACGTGTTGGTAAAGCTTTTCCCCATGAGTTTGATACCACCAATTCCTGAGAAGCAGAGCATCAAGACTTATGGAAAAGCCATAGCAACATCGAAACCAAGTTACCTGCTACCTTCGGAAGGGACGGGGTCAGTGGATTTGTCCCTGTCAGTGATAAATGGATCTGTGAACAATAGCGACGAAAGATTGATACGGCATAGAATAAGAATGTTAACAGGCTTTTTGAATAAGCTTTTACAAAATGCAGAAATTACAAGGACTTCAATAATAAGTGACTTTTTGGATCCCAATAACTCAAACTGGAGTGATTTTATTGCAAGTTCTGCAACTTTTTCTTCGTTACCCAAAAGTCCATTACAATGTAATCCATTGGATCCCACAACTACGACCAGAATACACGCATGTTTACCAATTCCGTATTCAGCATCACAATCATTATTACATAAGGATGGTCCAGCACCATCCGCCGAGACTAAGGATGGATTTCAAGGGATTGAAAAGGACTATAAAAGATACGAAAGTATCTTAAGTGACGGTTTTTACAAGTACAGCAGaagaattacaaagaacATGTACGATTTGAAACACTCTATGAAAGATTTGAGTGAAGCATACGCTCAGTTCGCATCGAATCAAGGCCAGGGAGCAGATTTAGCCGAAGACTTCTCCCATATAAGTGATGCGTTTGATGAATCCGCCGTACAGCTCGAAAGTACTGTGGGAAGATTTTACTACAATGTGAATGAGCCCCTGAGTGAATGCGTGCATATGGCTGGATCTGCCAGagatttgataaaatttcGTAAGTTGAAACGCATTCAGTTGGAGATGATTAAAAAGGCTTTGGCGAGTAAGAAAAGTCAATTAGAGAAATTAGAAGAGCATGAGAAAGAACTTCAGAAAATCGACGCGGATattgatcaagagatgagTAAGAGTCAACGAGTCAATTTACAGCATCCTCAACCGAAGACTTACAGTGGTAGGCTTTTGAATAAATTTAACAAATTGGCAAGCATGGTGAAGGAAACGGTTAATTACCAGGATCCCGACCTTGAGACGAGTATGTCAACTTTAAAAACAGAGATTCAACAGCTGGAAGAGTCTCTTGAAGTAGCAGAGAGTGACATGAAAGTTATCACTACTGTCATCCGAGatcaaaagctcaaagagTTTTCCCAGGAGCGTGAGGAAGAACTCTCTGAGATTCTAAGAAATTACTCCAAATATTTGAGGGAATATGCCCAAAGGAATCTTGAAATATGGCGTGAGGTTAAATCGACTCAAACTTAG
- the TRM3 gene encoding tRNA (guanosine(18)-2'-O)-methyltransferase (similar to Saccharomyces cerevisiae TRM3 (YDL112W); ancestral locus Anc_2.325), with protein MSSGTVVSRYLPHEARVLLLTELVDEGRFNDVVELLDSTGLEIPYEMGKNIFEVIKTRMLDVSENQWQDLSQDAEMRTLAQVTCKMDVVREMVEQWIGSQLVDYIKNIGDNDFSQEMMCDFPRPQEECEAVVLLAFLELVYLFSSKTHKSKLDGIIMLLLGCEDEIVTSKCSKLMRWHINDIIERCKADQIFDRNTWDLIDRVLSGDSDCPWKQRNGLSFLLRFLVASDPTPALEKFIQRDEYWMHVRAALSQKVHEYRKLGISVLQLTVKKISTWPESFYTSLISWDPLHGSKFVQSWKEFMTLYEIVSLDTALNQIEAASGGILKLLDEGAFLNPSWGLILFSTGLRASMESVRKYMVSLLFQVRDKSVFATDLTTLRAIFLPSIMEAHFFNSDGADCPYGEHLANFISAIITESAEQADVVVEAMLETLVDQGGSFDPARIYISLGILNSLRKKNARLLNANHLELITKLFEFENEDAVFETTIQTIYLKFLLHVSPSVTPIEWAECIVSHIKRNQGSYEFFSPMAGLFEDFALTYFGPDAGRQLLGRGQTYELIAIILWKYDDVPVTRDLLIEVARSGENVPVYTENATEYLAALLNGKEVNYECTHLFVDYPGFSTNTWKSIDLKPLYESVTQEFSGDKLKFFVEVYKKIFKNTIDSFELSWPQLKDLYELIKERTSSCTLVDFKTKDDLYGVYFDLLSLCLKINPLKDRDEVNEFISMLENNVRNDNGNFKGDQGTSELCAYFLTTYVSNEESQEAWSYVYRIFGLLTTIWDSFSAERLVLKQRDLHLSTINGLFHPSVLLFSSFPSKEGKKLADKQHEYSRKIVKQAYSRRSMLPLMGQNIKYFMHLHGKQLQQNDDYWWLIDTMIAIFTCTQTTVNIFQIKTVIATLFDKKIGAYHSGSSGLYERTYGIEESSAKIDVITALLQSSDHFKDRFVSETINRTNLLVAKKKTDGVEEIQRLLEWQLILLCVSTQEKANLVDTAARFVLPNLVEEISPIIRIYMEWLISLSLSENYGQQDACNLEDKIFSLMDDHARPIVVVSAERIIYLVLKAHKFMKATGFTSLLSKFTSKVVPNATSNKPLVRHFSNSLMLDFWPSFQETFKDTTLKGIIKGLFDKAESTKMSGRYRAGDANFWDINADLTLIGIFGGVMKKTIDHDLPFISEKKFKQYLPSTNLFPVGQDESSLWLLKRSTNRYAANMADMSSESTQLQTKSGAWETLMDIDSDTPDKNVTRSDLIVVSSLVDKPPNLGGICRLCDVLGVGLLAVQDIRVKNHPQFKNVAVTADRWMPMAEVSIQGIADFMQEKKKEGYVLIGLEQTDNSVKLDTHYKFPKKSLILLGTEAHGIPGDLLSQLDLCLEIQQFGVIRSMNIQTATAVIVHSYTIQHM; from the coding sequence ATGTCAAGTGGTACTGTAGTTTCGAGGTACCTTCCACATGAAGCGCGAGTCCTGTTGCTTACGGAACTAGTTGATGAGGGCAGATTCAATGATGTGGTTGAACTGTTGGATTCTACGGGACTAGAGATTCCTTATGAGATGGGAAAGAACATTTTTGAGGTTATCAAGACGAGAATGTTAGATGTAAGTGAAAACCAGTGGCAGGATCTGTCTCAGGATGCGGAAATGCGTACATTAGCTCAGGTTACATGCAAGATGGACGTTGTAAGAGAAATGGTGGAACAATGGATTGGAAGTCAACTTGTGGACTATATCAAGAATATTGGGGACAATGATTTTTCTCAAGAGATGATGTGTGACTTTCCAAGGCCCCAAGAAGAGTGCGAAGCGGTTGTGCTTCTTGCCTTCTTGGAATTAGTATACCTTTTCTCGAGCAAAACTCATAAATCAAAGCTAGACGGAATTATAATGCTATTGTTAGGGTGTGAGGACGAAATTGTGACATCCAAGTGCTCTAAACTAATGAGATGGCATATTAATGATATAATTGAAAGATGCAAGGctgatcaaatttttgatcgtAACACTTGGGATTTAATTGACCGAGTTTTAAGCGGTGATTCTGACTGCCCTTGGAAGCAAAGGAATGGTCTGTCTTTTCTCCTAAGGTTCCTGGTGGCTTCAGACCCCACTCCAGCacttgaaaagtttataCAAAGAGATGAGTATTGGATGCATGTTCGAGCTGCACTTAGCCAAAAAGTTCACGAGTACCGTAAACTGGGAATTTCGGTTTTGCAGCTAACGGTAAAGAAAATTTCTACGTGGCCCGAGTCCTTTTAtacttctttgatatcgTGGGATCCCCTGCATGGGTCGAAGTTCGTTCAATCATGGAAAGAGTTTATGACACTCTATGAAATTGTTAGTTTGGATACTGCGTTGAATCAAATTGAAGCGGCAAGTGGAGGCATCTTGAAGCTTCTCGACGAAGGGGCCTTCTTGAACCCAAGTTGGGGATTAATATTATTTTCTACTGGGCTCAGAGCTTCAATGGAAAGTGTTAGAAAATACATGGTATCACTGTTGTTTCAAGTTAGAGATAAATCAGTGTTTGCTACCGATTTGACCACCTTAAGGGCAATTTTCTTACCGTCTATTATGGAAGCCCATTTCTTTAATAGTGATGGCGCTGACTGTCCCTATGGTGAACATTTGGCCAATTTTATCTCTGCGATAATAACTGAGTCTGCAGAACAAGCGGATGTTGTGGTTGAGGCCATGTTGGAAACACTTGTCGATCAGGGGGGCTCATTTGATCCTGCAAGAATATATATCTCATTGGGTATCCTAAATTCTTTGCGTAAGAAGAACGCAAGATTACTGAATGCCAATCATCTGGAACTGATAACAAAACTATTCGAGTTCGAGAACGAAGATGCCGTATTCGAAACAACAATTCAAACTATCTATCTAAAATTCCTTCTTCACGTTTCTCCATCAGTTACACCTATCGAATGGGCCGAATGCATTGTGTCGCATATAAAACGTAATCAAGGCAGTTACGAgttcttttcaccaatggCAGGACTGTTTGAGGATTTCGCATTGACTTATTTTGGACCAGATGCTGGAAGACAGCTTCTCGGCAGAGGCCAAACTTATGAATTAATAGCCATAATCCTATGGAAATATGATGATGTACCGGTGACACGCGATCTATTGATTGAGGTCGCCAGATCAGGAGAAAACGTTCCAGTATACACTGAAAATGCTACTGAGTACCTAGCTGCCCTGCTTAACGGAAAGGAAGTCAATTACGAGTGCACTCATCTTTTTGTCGACTACCCAGGGTTTAGTACCAATACTTGGAAATCGATTGACCTGAAGCCTTTGTATGAATCAGTCACGCAAGAATTTTCGGGCGATAAGTTGAAGTTCTTTGTTGAAGTCTATaaaaagatcttcaaaaacACCATAGACTCATTTGAACTAAGTTGGCCACAATTAAAAGATCTTTatgaattgatcaaagaacGCACTAGTTCTTGCACGCTCGTTGACTTCAAAACCAAGGACGATTTATATGGTGTTTACTTCGATCTACTTTCACTTTGCTTGAAGATTaatcctttgaaagatagAGATGAAGTTAACGAGTTTATATCCATGCTCGAGAATAATGTACGGAACGACAACGGTAACTTCAAGGGAGATCAAGGAACATCTGAGTTGTGTGCTTATTTTTTGACGACATATGTCAGTAACGAAGAATCTCAAGAAGCCTGGAGCTACGTTTATCGCATTTTCGGGCTGTTAACAACGATTTGGGATAGTTTCAGCGCCGAAAGACTAGTACTCAAACAGAGAGATTTACATCTTTCAACTATTAATGGCCTATTTCATCCATCTGTTTTAttgttttcctcttttccATCAAAAGAGGGAAAGAAATTGGCTGATAAGCAGCATGAATACAGCCGAAAAATTGTCAAGCAGGCCTATAGCAGGAGAAGCATGCTACCTTTGATGGGCCAAAACATTAAGTATTTCATGCATCTTCATGGAAAGCAATTACAGCAAAATGACGATTATTGGTGGCTAATTGACACAATGATTGCGATATTTACATGTACTCAAACTACGGTGaacatctttcaaattaaGACAGTTATTGCTACTTTGTTTGACAAGAAGATAGGTGCATATCATAGCGGCTCCAGCGGTCTTTATGAACGCACATACGGGATCGAAGAGTCATCAGCCAAGATTGATGTTATAACTGCTTTATTGCAATCTTCTGATCATTTTAAAGATAGGTTTGTTTCAGAGACTATCAATCGCACTAATCTACTTGTCGCCAAAAAGAAGACtgatggtgttgaagagatccaGAGATTACTTGAATGGCAATTGATCCTTTTATGCGTCAGCACGCAGGAGAAAGCCAACTTAGTTGATACTGCTGCAAGGTTCGTATTACCAAACCTCGTGGAAGAAATCTCACCCATAATTAGGATATACATGGAGTGGCTCATTTCTTTGTCGCTATCCGAGAATTATGGTCAGCAAGATGCCTGCAATCTGGAAGATAAGATATTCTCATTAATGGACGATCATGCAAGACCGATAGTTGTCGTAAGTGCCGAAAGAATAATTTACCTTGTCTTGAAAGCACATAAATTTATGAAAGCTACTGGATTCACTTCGTTATTGAGCAAGTTCACAAGTAAAGTGGTGCCAAATGCAACTTCTAATAAACCACTGGTCAggcatttttcaaactctttaATGCTTGACTTCTGGCCATCCTTCCAGGAAACATTTAAGGATACAACTCTGAAGGGTATCATTAAAGGACTCTTCGACAAGGCTGAAAGCACCAAAATGAGCGGTCGGTACAGAGCTGGTGATGCAAATTTTTGGGATATAAATGCCGACCTCACCTTAATCGGAATTTTTGGCGGCgtaatgaagaagactaTCGACCACGACCTGCCGTTTATTTCTGAGAAGAAGTTTAAACAATATTTaccttcaacaaatctaTTTCCAGTTGGTCAGGACGAGAGTTCACTGTGgctattgaaaagaagtACTAACAGATATGCAGCCAATATGGCAGATATGTCGAGTGAGTCTACACAACTTCAAACCAAGAGTGGTGCATGGGAAACATTAATGGACATTGATAGCGATACCCCAGATAAAAATGTAACAAGATCGGACCTAATCGTTGTGTCTTCACTGGTCGACAAACCGCCCAACCTCGGTGGTATTTGTAGATTATGCGATGTGCTTGGTGTGGGCCTACTGGCGGTGCAGGATATAAGAGTGAAGAATCATCCACAATTCAAAAATGTTGCCGTCACGGCTGATAGATGGATGCCCATGGCTGAAGTATCGATTCAAGGAATCGCTGATTTCAtgcaagagaagaagaaagagggCTATGTGTTGATTGGACTTGAACAAACAGATAACTCGGTCAAACTCGATACCCATTACAAATTCCCCAAGAAATCACTAATTTTGCTAGGTACCGAAGCGCACGGTATCCCAGGTGATCTGTTGAGCCAACTGGATCTCTGTTTAGAGATCCAGCAGTTTGGCGTCATCAGATCAATGAACATTCAAACCGCTACAGCTGTTATTGTCCATTCGTACACGATTCAACATATGTAA
- the RRP42 gene encoding exosome non-catalytic core subunit RRP42 (similar to Saccharomyces cerevisiae RRP42 (YDL111C); ancestral locus Anc_2.326), with protein MGLSVTEKLYLYDSLTSNPVVRPDGRKPHQFRPIEVFTDFLPSANGSSRIIASDGSECIVSIKAKVIDHTVEDELIHVEIDIAGQRDDSPQVETMTSLLNNVLEPRGGIDVSKLRLTKRYSFKIFIDVLLLSSASHPVSLISMAIHSALNSTCLPKLVSSFDDLEVEELPTFHDYDLVRLELSAPVVFVAAIVGDSILMDAAAAESEVSNNGLIITWSNGKAISPIRTVALNDSDVKGFDPKILQKAITMVEEYAPDVLRALNNA; from the coding sequence ATGGGTCTTTCAGTTACAGAGAAACTTTATTTGTATGACTCGTTGACGAGTAATCCGGTGGTTAGACCAGATGGTAGGAAACCGCATCAGTTTAGGCCCATTGAAGTTTTCACGGATTTTCTACCTAGTGCCAATGGATCTTCGAGGATAATTGCCAGTGACGGTAGCGAATGTATTGTAAGTATTAAGGCCAAAGTGATTGACCATACAGTTGAGGATGAATTAATCCATGTAGAGATAGATATCGCGGGACAGAGGGACGATTCGCCGCAGGTTGAGACTATGACTTCACTGTTGAATAATGTGTTGGAACCTAGAGGTGGGATTGATGTGTCGAAATTGAGACTTACTAAGAGGTATagcttcaaaatatttaTCGATGTGCTGTTGCTTTCATCAGCTTCACATCCGGTCTCTTTGATATCGATGGCTATACACTCTGCATTGAATTCTACATGTCTACCGAAACTTGTCTCAAGTTTCGATGACTTGGAAGTGGAAGAGTTGCCAACCTTCCACGATTATGATTTGGTTAGGCTCGAACTGAGTGCTCCAGTGGTATTTGTCGCTGCCATAGTTGGTGACAGTATACTTATGGATGCAGCAGCAGCGGAGAGTGAAGTTTCTAATAATGGGCTAATCATTACGTGGTCAAACGGTAAAGCAATCTCACCGATAAGAACAGTGGCACTCAATGACTCGGACGTGAAAGGgtttgatccaaagattttgcagAAGGCTATAACGATGGTGGAAGAATATGCTCCTGATGTACTTCGAGCTCTAAATAACGCATAA
- the RRT6 gene encoding Rrt6p (similar to Saccharomyces cerevisiae YGL146C; ancestral locus Anc_2.327) has translation MNVLIVLAVIVSVVRASLALNDHLSFVLPAIKGADARTRADGGQFCFELESPFAETGSELLFVVDVVCGLPQHTDVHRFGGTNVQRGKQSLDMAIYNAENGDLIRSKRNLPVGTSVIEVNPFGSRRFKFCFVNLSYDSSWRFLDVQMSLTVKVATYRSLQGRRRKSLLFHEMAIDTMQEMDHCAKKLLTVTETRENSELLRLERQRRDFNEEVFTWLLYGEAAFTVAVVSSQIWVGSHFMHQFRDRARDLRRNRKLSH, from the coding sequence ATGAATGTTTTAATCGTATTAGCGGTCATTGTGAGTGTCGTGAGAGCCTCTTTGGCCTTGAACGATCACTTGTCGTTCGTTTTACCAGCTATCAAGGGTGCTGATGCCCGTACTAGGGCGGATGGTGGTCAATTCTGCTTTGAATTAGAGTCTCCCTTTGCAGAAACTGGCTCAGAACTGTTATTTGTAGTAGATGTGGTGTGTGGACTACCTCAGCACACAGATGTGCACCGGTTTGGTGGAACAAATGTACAAAGGGGAAAGCAGTCGTTGGATATGGCCATTTACAATGCTGAGAATGGGGATTTGATACGTTCAAAGCGTAATCTACCCGTGGGAACCTCTGTGATCGAAGTGAACCCCTTTGGAAGTCGCCGATTCAAATTCTGCTTTGTGAACCTGAGTTACGACTCTTCCTGGAGGTTCCTTGATGTTCAAATGAGTCTTACAGTTAAAGTGGCTACTTATAGATCTTTACAGGGAAGGAGACGCAAATCGCTGTTATTCCATGAAATGGCTATCGATACGATGCAAGAGATGGACCACTGTGCTAAAAAACTACTCACAGTGACTGAAACCCGTGAGAATAGTGAACTTTTACGGCTTGAGAGACAAAGACGAGACTTCAACGAAGAAGTTTTCACCTGGTTACTCTACGGTGAAGCAGCTTTTACAGTCGCCGTAGTTAGCTCTCAGATTTGGGTCGGATCACACTTCATGCATCAATTCCGGGATAGGGCTAGAGACCTCAGACGAAATAGAAAGCTTAGCCATTga
- the TMA17 gene encoding Tma17p (similar to Saccharomyces cerevisiae TMA17 (YDL110C); ancestral locus Anc_2.328) has product MSAGGIKRPVQIEEFKTAIGDMSSEELAHLKQEIENCSSHLNRSNARLNKYIAKLEGRHKPGEDDEEDEELQNIEEGDLQLYHDSLHENEILLKNYNERLEALHQENLYRSSGRKAAG; this is encoded by the coding sequence ATGTCAGCAGGAGGTATCAAGAGACCAGTgcaaattgaagagttcaagaCGGCTATTGGCGACATGTCGAGTGAAGAGCTTGCACATCTGAAACAAGAGATCGAGAACTGTTCTTCACACTTAAACCGTTCGAACGCCCGTTTAAACAAATACATAGCCAAGTTAGAAGGTCGTCATAAGCCTGGGgaggacgatgaagaggatgaagagttaCAGAATATTGAAGAGGGCGATTTACAACTTTACCACGACTCATTGCATGAGAACGAGATCCTTTTAAAGAACTATAACGAGAGACTCGAAGCATTGCATCAGGAAAACTTGTACAGGTCCAGTGGTCGCAAAGCAGCTGGCTAA
- the TIP20 gene encoding Tip20p (similar to Saccharomyces cerevisiae TIP20 (YGL145W); ancestral locus Anc_2.329) — MLAGVEDLFEIDQKIAGIEEERKKLAKQLERARVFEERALEVAKRNNELVDEIVHKATSLANVQSLREKYGDLKVLRQLESFYLEQEAQEKAQERLKALDQELDSTNEVSLEKLKYWYDELVDIDSSGPVYTRFEEICQQEAHILSEEFKKTLLETKWDTQTFVPVAIDTMRQASTDLYHLGQFIFGGKPRLWNFECIANNFKIRFTYHFHKDTFKLETYFNFLNDYLQENLHKAISIFHDEGLSKQFVLEQFIDHVLAPIRDKVRANLMRDDRSIIITLISQILNTDRNLSHKFHYHGDGLISLISPEIWDLWLSHQAGIATRQYQQITANPKEMAQSASDFLKLLNRAFETLTPFYEIEAPSLRRYKLLSCSQIFIGLTSTYMDYLVSVDALDKQHTDEEELYQTLVKLQNFSTVYKRIFELSQEYIMISLTDIVNEKEGKNYQSLFQSVLTEYRKIIDDVTQPTMVHRIQKLLKESLRNYFKIGSWSSQNQQSSNTSAEVVNAIKLMSRIILGLDSLDIPLEVSLAIKNDLLNIIVNYFIESILKLNRFNRIGLNQFRLDFHALKESLNLPDTAVSSQEIVITELLAILDLKYDTNHSEFFETSYIKRAEYNELRTLLSIKKLKDSEIQDALYRVAYGNVI, encoded by the coding sequence ATGTTAGCCGGCGTTGAAGACCTATTTGAGATCGATCAGAAGATCGCTGGGATCGAGGAAGAACGAAAAAAGCTGGCTAAACAGTTGGAACGGGCTCGTGTCTTCGAAGAACGGGCATTAGAAGTCGCTAAGAGGAATAATGAATTGGTGGATGAAATTGTGCACAAGGCAACTAGTTTGGCTAATGTACAATCTCTCAGAGAGAAGTACGGTGATTTGAAAGTCCTAAGGCAATTAGAATCGTTTTACCTTGAACAGGAAGCTCAAGAGAAGGCGCAGGAACGGCTAAAAGCGTTGGACCAAGAGCTCGATAGTACCAACGAAGTTTCGTTGGAAAAACTCAAGTATTGGTACGATGAGCTAGTCGATATTGATAGTTCTGGGCCTGTTTACACGAggtttgaagagatttgcCAACAAGAGGCCCATATCTTAAGcgaagaattcaaaaaGACTCTTCTTGAGACAAAATGGGATACCCAGACATTCGTGCCGGTAGCCATTGATACCATGAGGCAGGCTTCTACCGATCTGTACCATCTAGGACAATTCATTTTTGGTGGTAAACCGCGATTATGGAATTTCGAGTGTATTGccaacaatttcaagatcagaTTCACATATCATTTCCACAAGGatactttcaaattggaaacctattttaattttttgaaCGATTATCTGCAAGAGAATTTACACAAGGCTATAAGTATCTTCCACGATGAAGGGCTCTCAAAGCAGTTTGTACTTGAACAGTTCATCGACCATGTATTGGCACCAATCAGGGATAAAGTGCGCGCCAATCTGATGAGGGATGATCGTAGTATCATTATAACACTGATTTCGCAGATCCTTAATACGGACCGAAATTTGTCACATAAATTTCATTACCACGGAGATGGCCTAATTTCACTCATCTCACCTGAAATCTGGGATCTATGGCTAAGTCATCAGGCCGGGATAGCAACAAGACAATACCAACAGATTACTGCGAATCCCAAGGAAATGGCTCAATCTGCATCTGATTTTTTAAAGCTTTTAAACAGGGCTTTCGAGACTTTGACGCCTTTCTACGAAATAGAAGCGCCATCACTACGCAGGTATAAACTGTTGAGTTGCTCACAGATCTTTATCGGGCTTACTTCAACCTACATGGATTATCTTGTTTCAGTGGATGCCTTAGATAAGCAACATACGGATGAGGAAGAACTTTACCAAACTCTGGTCAAATTGCAAAACTTCAGTACCGTTTACAAACGAATCTTTGAACTCTCACAGGAGTATATAATGATCTCTTTGACGGATATCGTCAATGAGAAGGAAGGCAAGAACTATCAGTCATTGTTCCAAAGCGTTTTGACTGAGTACagaaagatcatcgatgatgTGACACAACCTACAATGGTTCACCGAATCCAGAAATTACTTAAGGAATCATTGCGAAACTATTTCAAGATTGGCTCATGGAGCTCGCAAAATCAACAAAGCAGTAATACTAGCGCAGAAGTGGTAAACGCAATAAAGCTTATGAGTAGGATCATTCTCGGTCTCGACTCATTAGACATTCCTCTCGAAGTTTCTTTAGCAATAAAGAACGATTTATTGAATATCATTGTCAATTATTTCATCGAATCCATCCTTAAGCTGAACCGTTTCAATCGGATTGGATTAAACCAGTTCAGACTAGATTTTCATGCTTTAAAAGAGTCTTTAAACCTACCTGACACTGCCGTTAGTAGTCAGGAAATCGTCATTACTGAACTACTCGCGATCTTGGATTTGAAATACGATACGAACCACAGCGAATTTTTCGAAACTTCATACATCAAAAGGGCAGAATATAATGAACTAAGAACATTGCTGTctatcaaaaaattgaaggattcgGAAATCCAGGACGCATTATATAGAGTAGCATATGGGAATGTAATATAA